In one Chiloscyllium punctatum isolate Juve2018m chromosome 47, sChiPun1.3, whole genome shotgun sequence genomic region, the following are encoded:
- the LOC140468466 gene encoding endonuclease domain-containing 1 protein-like — MATSACFALLAVLGCVPLAHADVTDHFHHPPGCQEFFYQGQPPSGFVGFSQTRLCQRLDGRIYFATLYDRSARLPVYSAFRFKYQAEGVPRGNGTDKTWKYEPQLVDPLSDGNMTLLTPAALRDPAVRRSQAVDGTYPLEVGGVRYVRGQLNPANLQGSRPSRSATYALTNAVPYPRPFHQAGWRPLLRKMAARVRRECGRSPAFLVSGAARQTKGKELWVPPRGKGRSAVPRLLWVAFCCGQGGASGAAVGYPWANGRLALGPLGELGPYETREVSLRQLEVALAVQMGRNSVRIYSGGCHGPASEN, encoded by the exons ATGGCCACCAGCGCCTGCTTCGCCCTCCTGGCCGTCCTCGGCTGCGTCCCCCTGGCCCACGCTGATGTCACCGACCACTTCCACCACCCACCCGGCTGCCAGGAATTCTTCTACCAGGGTCAGCCCCCGTCAGGTTTCGTGGGCTTCTCCCAGACCCGCCTGTGCCAACGTCTGGACGGGAGGATCTACTTCGCCACCCTGTACGACCGCTCGGCCCGTCTGCCCGTCTACTCGGCCTTCCGCTTCAAGTACCAAGCGGAGGGGGTGCCCCGCGGGAATGGGACGGACAAAACCTGGAAGTATGAACcacag ttgGTGGACCCGCTCTCCGACGGCAACATGACCCTCCTGACCCCCGCCGCCCTGCGGGATCCTGCTGTGCGCCGGAGCCAGGCCGTGGACGGGACCTACCCCCTGGAGGTGGGGGGCGTCCGCTATGTCAGGGGTCAGCTCAACCCCGCCAACCTGCAGGGCAGTCGGCCGAGCCGCAGTGCCACCTACGCCCTCACCAACGCCGTCCCGTACCCGCGCCCCTTCCACCAGGCCGGGTGGCGCCCGCTCCTCAGAAAGATGGCCGCCCGGGTCCGCCGGGAGTGCGGCCGGTCTCCGGCCTTCCTGGTGTCCGGCGCCGCCCGCCAGACCAAGGGCAAGGAGCTCTGGGTGCCCCCTCGGGGCAAGGGCCGATCGGCCGTGCCCCGGCTGCTGTGGGTCGCCTTCTGCTGCGGCCAGGGGGGTGCCAGCGGGGCAGCGGTGGGTTACCCATGGGCCAATGGGAGGTTGGCGCTCGGCCCGCTGGGGGAGCTGGGACCCTACGAGACCCGGGAGGTCTCCCTGCGCCAGCTGGAGGTCGCTCTCGCGGTCCAAATGGGGCGCAACTCCGTCCGCATTTACAGTGGGGGCTGTCACGGGCCAGCGTCAGAGAACTAG